One stretch of Monomorium pharaonis isolate MP-MQ-018 chromosome 10, ASM1337386v2, whole genome shotgun sequence DNA includes these proteins:
- the LOC105832141 gene encoding RNA-binding protein squid isoform X1: MAAAVDFQNQSQTDGMQEPAGNQQQAHSAQESHHHQNQEHSQHQQQHSSSQPAQQQATAGIPGKDDERKLFIGGLSRNTTDKELRDHFGKFGEIESISVKVDPHTGVSRGFAFMVFTNPKTIDKLLASGEHYINKRKVDPKRVSKKPQHGKIFVGGLTPEITDDDIKSYFSQYGTIVELQAPFDKVKNQRKGFCFITFDSKEVVYKLLKTPKQTINGKEVDVKKVKVNPDPRNQGFWAPGYGYGYCGGYGYIPDYNGYHNYDDMYANYDYAGYDGYDNMGYGPKPRGNGPGPRQFQRHQPY; the protein is encoded by the exons ATGGCGGCAGCGGTAGACTTCCAAAATCAGTCACAAACGGACGGTATGCAGGAACCGGCGGGTAACCAGCAGCAGGCGCACTCCGCGCAGGAATCTCATCATCATCAGAATCAGGAGCATAGTCAGCACCAGCAGCAACACTCCTCTTCGCAGCCGGCGCAGCAACAGGCGACCGCCGGTATTCCCGGGAAGGACGACGAGCGTAAATTGTTCATTGGCGGATTGTCCCGCAACACCACCGATAAGGAGCTCCGAGACCATTTCGGCAAGTTCGGTGAGATCGAGAGCATCTCGGTGAAGGTCGATCCTCACACTGGCGTTTCGCGCGGTTTCGCCTTCATGGTATTCACCAATCCCAAGACCATCGACAAGCTGCTCGCATCCGGCGAACATTACATCAACAAGCGCAAG gTAGATCCTAAACGAGTCAGCAAAAAACCTCAACATGGTAAAATCTTCGTGGGTGGTCTTACTCCCGAGATCACAGATGACGACATCAAGAGCTACTTCAGCCAGTATGGTACCATTGTCGAGTTGCAGGCGCCTTTTGACAAAGTCAAGAATCAACGTAAAGGTTTTTGCTTTATCACGTTCGATTCGAAGGAGGTCGTGTACAAATTGTTGAAAACGCCTAAGCAGACGATTAATGGTAAGGAAGTAGACGTCAAGAAAGTGAAGGTTAATCCAGATCCAAGAAATCAGGGCTTCTGGGCACCTGGCTACGGATATGGATACTGTGGTGGATATGGCTACATCCCCGACTACAACGGTTATCATAACTATGATGACATGTACGCGAATTACGATTATGCTGGTTACGATGGCTACGACAATATGGGATATGGTCCCAAGCCGCGAGGTAACGGTCCGGGACCGCGTCAATTTCAGAGACATCAACCATATTGA
- the LOC105832141 gene encoding RNA-binding protein squid isoform X2 produces MAAAVDFQNQSQTDGMQEPAGNQQQAHSAQESHHHQNQEHSQHQQQHSSSQPAQQQATAGIPGKDDERKLFIGGLSRNTTDKELRDHFGKFGEIESISVKVDPHTGVSRGFAFMVFTNPKTIDKLLASGEHYINKRKVDPKRVSKKPQHGKIFVGGLTPEITDDDIKSYFSQYGTIVELQAPFDKVKNQRKGFCFITFDSKEVVYKLLKTPKQTINGKEVDVKKVKVNPDPRNQGFWAPGYGYGYCGGYGYIPDYNGYHNYDDMYANYDYAGYDGYDNMGYGPKPRGGTIFRLPNRD; encoded by the exons ATGGCGGCAGCGGTAGACTTCCAAAATCAGTCACAAACGGACGGTATGCAGGAACCGGCGGGTAACCAGCAGCAGGCGCACTCCGCGCAGGAATCTCATCATCATCAGAATCAGGAGCATAGTCAGCACCAGCAGCAACACTCCTCTTCGCAGCCGGCGCAGCAACAGGCGACCGCCGGTATTCCCGGGAAGGACGACGAGCGTAAATTGTTCATTGGCGGATTGTCCCGCAACACCACCGATAAGGAGCTCCGAGACCATTTCGGCAAGTTCGGTGAGATCGAGAGCATCTCGGTGAAGGTCGATCCTCACACTGGCGTTTCGCGCGGTTTCGCCTTCATGGTATTCACCAATCCCAAGACCATCGACAAGCTGCTCGCATCCGGCGAACATTACATCAACAAGCGCAAG gTAGATCCTAAACGAGTCAGCAAAAAACCTCAACATGGTAAAATCTTCGTGGGTGGTCTTACTCCCGAGATCACAGATGACGACATCAAGAGCTACTTCAGCCAGTATGGTACCATTGTCGAGTTGCAGGCGCCTTTTGACAAAGTCAAGAATCAACGTAAAGGTTTTTGCTTTATCACGTTCGATTCGAAGGAGGTCGTGTACAAATTGTTGAAAACGCCTAAGCAGACGATTAATGGTAAGGAAGTAGACGTCAAGAAAGTGAAGGTTAATCCAGATCCAAGAAATCAGGGCTTCTGGGCACCTGGCTACGGATATGGATACTGTGGTGGATATGGCTACATCCCCGACTACAACGGTTATCATAACTATGATGACATGTACGCGAATTACGATTATGCTGGTTACGATGGCTACGACAATATGGGATATGGTCCCAAGCCGCGAG GTGGGACAATATTTCGTCTACCAAACCGAGACTGA
- the LOC105836503 gene encoding atlastin isoform X6, with translation MADAGQRKQYDNHGSSYVAEKAPMTTLDENVNRVPQQDKTANNMDHIGKFDRIERLSPMDAQMQDADGGRPVQVVLAHPEDHTFELDEAALSEILLQDDVKDRSVVVVSVAGAFRKGKSFLLDFFLRYMDNKYTLHSNTDSWLGAEDEPLSGFSWRGGSERDTTGILMWSKVYPATLANGEKVAVILMDTQGAFDSQSTVRDCATVFALSTMVSSVQIYNLSQNIQEDDLQHLQLFTEYGRLALESTDSTPFQRLQFLVRDWVYPYEADYGATGGKKLLDKRLEISDRQHPELQSLRKHIKSCFSDISCFLMPHPGLEIATNPKFDGRLSEIQAEFKKQLKVLIPMILAPENLVTKKINGQVVKAKDLLEYFKSYINLYKGDELPEPKSMLVATAEANNLTAVAEAKDLYLQMMENVCGGAKPFLATAHLESEHQHCVDSALRLFQNKRKMGGEEFSQIYMEKLVKDMEDSFSQFKAHNESKNIFKAARTPAVFFAIAVTMYILSGIFGLVGLYTLANICNLIMGTGLLTLVLWAYIRYSGEFREIGTQIDDLASKIWENCTNEKRYLRKVWLCAHLCYKFTYTLRYLILSIIVIIFAIPICHFTYRDLHRHGYI, from the exons ATCATATAGGAAAATTTGATCGAATAGAAAGGCTCTCACCGATGGATGCACAGATGCAAGACGCGGATGGTGGGCGGCCTGTCCAAGTGGTACTTGCCCATCCAGAAGATCATACCTTTGAATTAGATGAAGCTGCATTGTCAGAAATTCTTCTACAAGACGACGTGAAAGATAGAAGTGTGGTTGTGGTATCTGTTGCAGGTGCCTTCAGGAAAGGCAAAAGTTTCCTTCTTGACTTTTTTCTGCGTTACATGGATAACAAG TACACACTACACAGTAATACCGATTCTTGGTTGGGCGCTGAAGATGAACCACTAAGTGGTTTTTCATGGAGGGGTGGTTCCGAAAGGGATACCACAGGAATATTGATGTGGTCGAAGGTTTACCCCGCTACCTTGGCGAACGGTGAAAAGGTCGCTGTAATTCTTATGGACACTCAAGGCGCTTTCGACAGTCAGTCAACTGTGCGAGACTGCGCGACGGTGTTCGCGTTAAGTACAATGGTGTCTTCTgtgcaaatatataatctgTCACAAAACATTCAAGAGGATGATCTACAACATCTACAGTTGTTCACCGAATACGGTAGACTGGCGTTGGAAAGCACCGACAGCACGCCCTTTCAAAGACTGCAGTTTTTAGTCAGAGACTGGGTTTATCCGTACGAGGCTGATTACGGCGCTACCGGCGGAAAGAAATTGCTCGACAAAAGACTGGAAATTTCTGATAGGCAACATCCGGAATTGCAAAGCTTGCGAAAACACATTAAGTCCTGCTTTTCGGACATATCGTGTTTTCTCATGCCGCATCCCGGTCTTGAGATTGCAACAAATCCGAAATTCGACGGTAGATTATCTGAGATACAAGCCGAGTTCAAGAAACAGTTGAAAGTGCTCATACCGATGATACTAGCGCCGGAAAATCTGGTAACTAAGAAAATCAACGGCCAAGTCGTAAAAGCAAAAGATTTATTGGAATATTTCAAGAGTTACATCAATCTTTATAAGGGAGATGAACTTCCTGAACCGAAAAGCATGCTTGTG GCCACGGCGGAAGCTAACAACTTGACCGCTGTAGCAGAAGCTAAAGATTTGTACCTTCAGATGATGGAAAACGTGTGCGGTGGAGCAAAACCATTTTTAGCGACTGCTCACTTAGAATCCGAACATCAACACTGCGTGGACTCAGCTCTTCGTCTATTCCAGAATAAACGAAAGATGGGTGGCGAGGAattcagtcaaatatatatgGAAAAATTGGTTAAG GACATGGAAGACTCTTTCTCACAATTTAAAGCACACAATGagagcaaaaatatttttaaagcagCGCGAACGCCAGCAGTGTTTTTCGCAATTGCCGTTACCATGTACATTTTATCTGGAATATTTGGTCTTGTTGGTCTGTACACATTAGCAAATATATGTAATCTTATTATGGGTACTGGCTTGCTCACGCTTGTCTTATGGGCATATATAAG GTATAGTGGAGAATTTAGAGAAATTGGAACGCAGATAGATGACTTAGCCAGTAAAATATGGGAAAAT TGTACTAATGAAAAACGATATTTGAGAAAG GTCTGGCTATGCGCTCatctttgttataaatttacgtATACATTAAGATACTTAATTCTGTCCATTATTGTgattatatttgcaatacCTATATGTCATTTTACCTATCGAGATCTTCATAGACATGGCTATATCTGA
- the LOC105836506 gene encoding 70 kDa peptidyl-prolyl isomerase — protein sequence MMPQSWESADKSLKKNVLKPGIFIKKLTEGSTCTVIVENINVFGTSEADLIEKYHTVILDGERKKMLVIGEAGSEIDEKIERVLCMMNVNEKSLITIVVSPKQLDKPVVSNNSVTVKFEITLNHCNRHKPVWQWHTKEKYEVALRYKEIGTELFKDSRFVDAFHKFSKACKLLITLEPIADLKLDKQLECNINDLRLTLYNNMAICQLKRKNYQYVITLCTKVLNKDSNNVKALYRRGVAYGSMGDNERAIVDLKVVLALESSNHSAKEQLDVYNTRLQKSIQRSKNMMRRMFKTY from the coding sequence ATGATGCCTCAGTCGTGGGAATCGGCGGACAAGAGCTTAAAAAAGAACGTGTTAAAGCCTGGAATATTTATCAAGAAACTAACGGAAGGCTCCACGTGCACCGTTATCGTGGAAAATATAAACGTGTTTGGGACATCTGAAGCggatttaatagaaaaatatcacaCCGTTATCCTTGATGGCGAGCGCAAAAAGATGCTGGTGATAGGGGAAGCTGGTTCAGAGATAGATGAAAAAATTGAGAGAGTACTTTGCATGATGAATGTTAACGAGAAGAGTCTTATTACCATTGTCGTGTCTCCAAAGCAATTGGACAAACCTGTAGTTAGTAATAATTCTGTAACAGTCAAGTTCGAAATCACATTGAATCACTGTAATCGTCACAAACCAGTTTGGCAATGGCACACAAAGGAAAAATATGAGGTGGCTTTGAGATATAAAGAGATAGGCACCGAATTGTTTAAGGACTCTCGATTCGTGGACGCGTTTCACAAGTTCAGCAAAGCTTGTAAGCTTCTAATAACGCTAGAGCCGATTGCAGACTTGAAACTAGACAAACAACTCGAGTGTAATATTAATGACTTGAGGCTTACATTGTACAACAACATGGCGATATGTCAACTGAAACGTAAGAACTATCAATACGTCATTACATTGTGCACCAAGGTGTTGAATAAGGATAGTAATAACGTTAAGGCCTTGTACAGAAGAGGAGTAGCATATGGTAGCATGGGGGACAATGAAAGGGCTATTGTAGATTTGAAGGTGGTACTCGCTTTAGAATCCAGTAATCACTCAGCCAAAGAACAACTCGATGTTTATAACACTAGATTGCAAAAATCAATTCAGAGAAGTAAAAATATGATGAGAAGAATGTTTAAGacttactaa
- the LOC105832223 gene encoding E3 ubiquitin-protein ligase SIAH1, with product MSQLNINTGKRGRGVASTSASTVSALSSSTDLASLFECPVCFDYVLPPILQCQSGHLVCTNCRPKLSCCPTCRGPLGNIRNLAMEKVASNVMFPCKYSTSGCTVSLVHTEKADHEDACEFRPYSCPCPGASCKWQGSLEQVMPHLIMSHKSITTLQGEDIVFLATDINLPGAVDWVMMQSCFGHHFMLVLEKQEKYDGHQQFFAIVQLIGSRKQAENFAYRLELNGHRRRLTWEAMPRSIHEGVSSAILNSDCLVFDTSIAQLFADNGNLGINVTISMA from the exons ATGTCTCAACTAAACATCAATACGGGCAAGCGAGGACGAGGGGTCGCGAGCACTTCCGCGTCGACCGTGTCCGCCCTAAGCAGTTCCACCGACTTGGCGAGCCTCTTCGAATGTCCCGTTTGCTTCGATTATGTGCTTCCACCTATCCTGCAGTGTCAGAGTGGACATCTAGTCTGCACGAATTGTAGACCGAAACTCTCCTGCTGCCCCACATGCAGGGGTCCACTGG GTAACATCCGTAATTTGGCCATGGAAAAGGTGGCGAGTAATGTCATGTTTCCCTGCAAATATTCCACCAGTGGTTGCACAGTTTCACTGGTGCACACGGAAAAGGCAGATCACGAGGATGCATGCGAGTTCCGTCCATACAGCTGTCCCTGTCCAGGCGCGTCCTGCAAATGGCAAGGATCGCTGGAACAAGTGATGCCACACCTTATTATGAGTCACAAAAGTATTACGACATTACAAG gcgAAGACATTGTTTTTTTGGCAACTGACATTAATCTACCTGGAGCTGTGGACTGGGTCATGATGCAATCTTGTTTTGGCCATCATTTTATGCTGGTGCTCGAGAAACAGGAGAAATACGACGGGCATCAACAGTTCTTTGCGATTGTACAATTGATCGGCTCTAGGAAGCAAGCAGAAAACTTTGCTTACag ATTAGAACTAAATGGGCATAGAAGACGCCTCACATGGGAAGCTATGCCACGTTCTATTCATGAGGGTGTATCGTCCGCGATTTTGAATTCTGATTGCCTTGTATTTGACACTTCCATCGCACAGCTGTTCGCTGACAATGGAAACCTAGGGATTAACGTTACGATTTCTATGGCCTGA
- the LOC105836501 gene encoding retinol dehydrogenase 13 isoform X1 — MPWKLPKPLIYASVAATTVGVAYLTKDYMGGAKYKGKEDLTDKIVIVTGANSGIGKETTQELARRNAKVIMACRDMEKCETERRNIVLETKNKYVYCRKCDLASQDSIRTFVKQFKKEFNKLHILINNAGVMRCPKSYTQEGIEMQLGVNHMGHFLLTNLLLDILKASMPARIVNLTSAAHRSGQINMKDLNWENDYDAGRAYGQSKLANILFTRELANRLKGTDVTVNAVHPGIVDTNITRHMSVYNNFFTRIFLKPFAWPFVRSPLQGAQTVLYATLDPSLANVSGCYFNNCEIKDVTEEAKNDEMAKWLWKVSEKWTKLNVT, encoded by the exons ATGCCCTGGAAACTTCCGAAACCGCTTATTTACGCTTCTGTAGCGGCGACTACTGTCGGCGTGGCGTATCTGACAAA GGATTACATGGGAGGTGCAAAGTACAAAGGAAAAGAGGATCTAACTGATAAAATAGTCATTGTAACAGGAGCCAATTCCGGCATTGGAAAGGAGACAACCCAAGAGTTAGCCAGACGTAATGCAAAAGTTATTATGGCATGCAGGGACATGGAAAAATGTGAAACG GAACGCCGAAATATTGTACTCGAAACAAAGAATAAGTATGTTTACTGCAGGAAGTGTGACTTAGCGTCGCAAGATAGTATTAGGACATTTGTTAAGCAATTTAAGAAAG AATTTAATAAGCTTcatatacttattaataatgCTGGCGTAATGAGATGCCCAAAGAGTTATACTCAAGAAGGCATCGAGATGCAGCTTGGGGTCAATCACATGGGACACTTCTTGCTCACAAACTTACTGCTGGACATCCTGAAAGCATCCATGCCAGCCAGAATTGTGAATCTGACAAGCGCCGCTCACCGTAGCGGTCAAATAAACATGAAGGACTTAAATTGGGAAAATGATTATGATGCTGGTAGAGCATATGGCCAAAGTAAATTGGCTAATATTCTTTTCACTCGGGAATTGGCAAATAGATTGAAAG GAACCGATGTTACCGTGAACGCTGTTCATCCCGGTATAGTCGATACAAACATAACACGGCACATGTCCGtatacaataatttctttacacGAATATTCCTGAAGCCGTTTGCCTGGCCGTTCGTTAGATCACCTTTGCAAGGAGCTCAAACTGTTTTATATGCGACATTAGATCCTAGTCTTGCAAATGTTTCAGGATGTTATTTCAA TAATTGCGAAATCAAGGATGTGACAGAAGAAGCCAAAAACGATGAAATGGCAAAGTGGCTGTGGAAAGTCAGTGAAAAATggacaaaattaaatgttacttaa
- the LOC105836501 gene encoding retinol dehydrogenase 13 isoform X2, with translation MGGAKYKGKEDLTDKIVIVTGANSGIGKETTQELARRNAKVIMACRDMEKCETERRNIVLETKNKYVYCRKCDLASQDSIRTFVKQFKKEFNKLHILINNAGVMRCPKSYTQEGIEMQLGVNHMGHFLLTNLLLDILKASMPARIVNLTSAAHRSGQINMKDLNWENDYDAGRAYGQSKLANILFTRELANRLKGTDVTVNAVHPGIVDTNITRHMSVYNNFFTRIFLKPFAWPFVRSPLQGAQTVLYATLDPSLANVSGCYFNNCEIKDVTEEAKNDEMAKWLWKVSEKWTKLNVT, from the exons ATGGGAGGTGCAAAGTACAAAGGAAAAGAGGATCTAACTGATAAAATAGTCATTGTAACAGGAGCCAATTCCGGCATTGGAAAGGAGACAACCCAAGAGTTAGCCAGACGTAATGCAAAAGTTATTATGGCATGCAGGGACATGGAAAAATGTGAAACG GAACGCCGAAATATTGTACTCGAAACAAAGAATAAGTATGTTTACTGCAGGAAGTGTGACTTAGCGTCGCAAGATAGTATTAGGACATTTGTTAAGCAATTTAAGAAAG AATTTAATAAGCTTcatatacttattaataatgCTGGCGTAATGAGATGCCCAAAGAGTTATACTCAAGAAGGCATCGAGATGCAGCTTGGGGTCAATCACATGGGACACTTCTTGCTCACAAACTTACTGCTGGACATCCTGAAAGCATCCATGCCAGCCAGAATTGTGAATCTGACAAGCGCCGCTCACCGTAGCGGTCAAATAAACATGAAGGACTTAAATTGGGAAAATGATTATGATGCTGGTAGAGCATATGGCCAAAGTAAATTGGCTAATATTCTTTTCACTCGGGAATTGGCAAATAGATTGAAAG GAACCGATGTTACCGTGAACGCTGTTCATCCCGGTATAGTCGATACAAACATAACACGGCACATGTCCGtatacaataatttctttacacGAATATTCCTGAAGCCGTTTGCCTGGCCGTTCGTTAGATCACCTTTGCAAGGAGCTCAAACTGTTTTATATGCGACATTAGATCCTAGTCTTGCAAATGTTTCAGGATGTTATTTCAA TAATTGCGAAATCAAGGATGTGACAGAAGAAGCCAAAAACGATGAAATGGCAAAGTGGCTGTGGAAAGTCAGTGAAAAATggacaaaattaaatgttacttaa
- the LOC105836503 gene encoding atlastin isoform X7, translated as MTTLDENVNRVPQQDKTANNMDHIGKFDRIERLSPMDAQMQDADGGRPVQVVLAHPEDHTFELDEAALSEILLQDDVKDRSVVVVSVAGAFRKGKSFLLDFFLRYMDNKYTLHSNTDSWLGAEDEPLSGFSWRGGSERDTTGILMWSKVYPATLANGEKVAVILMDTQGAFDSQSTVRDCATVFALSTMVSSVQIYNLSQNIQEDDLQHLQLFTEYGRLALESTDSTPFQRLQFLVRDWVYPYEADYGATGGKKLLDKRLEISDRQHPELQSLRKHIKSCFSDISCFLMPHPGLEIATNPKFDGRLSEIQAEFKKQLKVLIPMILAPENLVTKKINGQVVKAKDLLEYFKSYINLYKGDELPEPKSMLVATAEANNLTAVAEAKDLYLQMMENVCGGAKPFLATAHLESEHQHCVDSALRLFQNKRKMGGEEFSQIYMEKLVKDMEDSFSQFKAHNESKNIFKAARTPAVFFAIAVTMYILSGIFGLVGLYTLANICNLIMGTGLLTLVLWAYIRYSGEFREIGTQIDDLASKIWENCTNEKRYLRKVWLCAHLCYKFTYTLRYLILSIIVIIFAIPICHFTYRDLHRHGYI; from the exons ATCATATAGGAAAATTTGATCGAATAGAAAGGCTCTCACCGATGGATGCACAGATGCAAGACGCGGATGGTGGGCGGCCTGTCCAAGTGGTACTTGCCCATCCAGAAGATCATACCTTTGAATTAGATGAAGCTGCATTGTCAGAAATTCTTCTACAAGACGACGTGAAAGATAGAAGTGTGGTTGTGGTATCTGTTGCAGGTGCCTTCAGGAAAGGCAAAAGTTTCCTTCTTGACTTTTTTCTGCGTTACATGGATAACAAG TACACACTACACAGTAATACCGATTCTTGGTTGGGCGCTGAAGATGAACCACTAAGTGGTTTTTCATGGAGGGGTGGTTCCGAAAGGGATACCACAGGAATATTGATGTGGTCGAAGGTTTACCCCGCTACCTTGGCGAACGGTGAAAAGGTCGCTGTAATTCTTATGGACACTCAAGGCGCTTTCGACAGTCAGTCAACTGTGCGAGACTGCGCGACGGTGTTCGCGTTAAGTACAATGGTGTCTTCTgtgcaaatatataatctgTCACAAAACATTCAAGAGGATGATCTACAACATCTACAGTTGTTCACCGAATACGGTAGACTGGCGTTGGAAAGCACCGACAGCACGCCCTTTCAAAGACTGCAGTTTTTAGTCAGAGACTGGGTTTATCCGTACGAGGCTGATTACGGCGCTACCGGCGGAAAGAAATTGCTCGACAAAAGACTGGAAATTTCTGATAGGCAACATCCGGAATTGCAAAGCTTGCGAAAACACATTAAGTCCTGCTTTTCGGACATATCGTGTTTTCTCATGCCGCATCCCGGTCTTGAGATTGCAACAAATCCGAAATTCGACGGTAGATTATCTGAGATACAAGCCGAGTTCAAGAAACAGTTGAAAGTGCTCATACCGATGATACTAGCGCCGGAAAATCTGGTAACTAAGAAAATCAACGGCCAAGTCGTAAAAGCAAAAGATTTATTGGAATATTTCAAGAGTTACATCAATCTTTATAAGGGAGATGAACTTCCTGAACCGAAAAGCATGCTTGTG GCCACGGCGGAAGCTAACAACTTGACCGCTGTAGCAGAAGCTAAAGATTTGTACCTTCAGATGATGGAAAACGTGTGCGGTGGAGCAAAACCATTTTTAGCGACTGCTCACTTAGAATCCGAACATCAACACTGCGTGGACTCAGCTCTTCGTCTATTCCAGAATAAACGAAAGATGGGTGGCGAGGAattcagtcaaatatatatgGAAAAATTGGTTAAG GACATGGAAGACTCTTTCTCACAATTTAAAGCACACAATGagagcaaaaatatttttaaagcagCGCGAACGCCAGCAGTGTTTTTCGCAATTGCCGTTACCATGTACATTTTATCTGGAATATTTGGTCTTGTTGGTCTGTACACATTAGCAAATATATGTAATCTTATTATGGGTACTGGCTTGCTCACGCTTGTCTTATGGGCATATATAAG GTATAGTGGAGAATTTAGAGAAATTGGAACGCAGATAGATGACTTAGCCAGTAAAATATGGGAAAAT TGTACTAATGAAAAACGATATTTGAGAAAG GTCTGGCTATGCGCTCatctttgttataaatttacgtATACATTAAGATACTTAATTCTGTCCATTATTGTgattatatttgcaatacCTATATGTCATTTTACCTATCGAGATCTTCATAGACATGGCTATATCTGA